From the Brassica napus cultivar Da-Ae chromosome A8, Da-Ae, whole genome shotgun sequence genome, one window contains:
- the LOC106361265 gene encoding protein canopy homolog 3, which translates to MAKLVIFTVVVITIFSFGVSVDDKCSACNAVAEELESQLLKEKPRNHLDLRNRLNSKGQREGKVIDYRMSDLRVVDLLDGLCDRMQDYTLQKVESKNREWVKVESFDNLTNKQEAKAHANDISTYCGRLLEETEDELAEVIKNGSLKVGDARKVLCQTLSNHCSKSSETDSEDEDDDDADEL; encoded by the exons ATGGCGAAGCTGGTGATCTTCACCGTAGTTGTTATCACCATTTTCTCCTTTGGAGTCTCCGTTGATGACAAATGTTCTGCTTGCAACGCCGTCGCG GAGGAATTGGAGTCACAGCTTTTGAAG GAAAAACCACGAAACCATCTTGATTTGAGAAACAGACTCAATTCTAAAGGCCAGCGTGAGGGAAAAGTTATTGATTATAG AATGAGCGACCTGAGGGTGGTTGATTTGCTGGACGGTCTGTGTGATAGAATGCAGGACTATACTCTACAAAAG GTTGAATCTAAAAATAGAGAATGGGTCAAAGTGGAAAGTTTTGACAATCTAACAA ATAAACAAGAAGCTAAAGCGCATGCAAATGACATTTCAACTTATTGCGGAAG ATTGCTGGAGGAAACGGAAGATGAG CTTGCTGAGGTAATAAAGAATGGATCACTAAAAGTAGGAGATGCCCGCAAGGTTCTGTGTCAAACTTTAAGTAACCACTGCAGCAAATCAAg TGAAACAGATTCAGAAGATGaggacgacgacgatgcagatgaATTATAG